The Leucobacter chromiiresistens genome has a window encoding:
- a CDS encoding DUF1028 domain-containing protein, whose amino-acid sequence MTFSLLLRDPESGEFGSAISSSSPAVAARCVNLADRVGGAHSQNVTDPRLGHRLLDRLRAGDAAAQALEAVVSAADDASIAYRQLLVIDAEGRTAVHSGAQALGVFGSAERENAVAGGNMLASLDVLDALVETALASEGPIEQRLLAALEAAIDAGGEAGPVHSAGISVVANAGWRVTDLRVDWSEHPIVELRRALDVWLPQRDAYVDRGLDPSAAPSYGVPGDE is encoded by the coding sequence ATGACCTTCTCACTGCTGCTGCGCGACCCCGAGTCGGGGGAGTTCGGATCGGCCATCTCGTCGTCCTCCCCCGCGGTGGCGGCGCGCTGCGTGAACCTCGCCGACCGCGTCGGCGGAGCCCACTCGCAGAACGTCACCGACCCGCGGCTCGGCCACCGGCTCCTCGACCGCCTGCGCGCGGGCGACGCGGCGGCGCAGGCCCTCGAAGCCGTGGTCTCCGCAGCCGACGACGCCTCGATCGCCTACCGTCAGCTGCTCGTGATCGACGCCGAGGGGCGCACCGCGGTCCACTCGGGTGCGCAGGCGCTCGGCGTCTTCGGCTCCGCGGAGCGGGAGAACGCCGTCGCGGGCGGCAACATGCTCGCGAGCCTCGACGTGCTCGACGCGCTGGTGGAGACGGCGCTCGCCTCGGAGGGCCCGATCGAGCAGCGGCTCCTCGCAGCGCTGGAGGCCGCGATCGACGCGGGCGGCGAGGCGGGCCCCGTGCACTCCGCCGGCATCTCCGTCGTCGCGAACGCCGGCTGGCGCGTCACCGACCTGCGCGTCGACTGGTCGGAGCACCCGATCGTCGAACTGCGCCGAGCGCTCGACGTGTGGCTGCCGCAGCGCGACGCGTACGTCGACCGCGGCCTCGACCCGTCGGCCGCGCCGTCGTACGGGGTGCCCGGCGATGAGTGA
- a CDS encoding RidA family protein: protein MTETTHVRLRKFNTKETYPEQNLDNDLCQAVVAGGVVYLRGQIGQDLDTRESVGIGDVAAQTEQAMANIEMLLAEAGSRLADIVKVTIYIVDPRYREDVYRTVGKWLRGVYPVSTGIVVQALARPEWLVEIDATAVLSER from the coding sequence GTGACGGAAACGACCCACGTGCGTCTGCGCAAGTTCAACACGAAAGAGACGTATCCCGAGCAGAACCTCGACAACGACCTGTGCCAGGCGGTCGTGGCGGGCGGCGTCGTCTACCTGCGCGGGCAGATCGGGCAGGACCTCGACACCCGCGAATCCGTCGGCATCGGCGACGTCGCCGCCCAGACCGAGCAGGCGATGGCCAACATCGAGATGCTGCTCGCGGAGGCGGGCAGCCGACTCGCCGACATCGTGAAGGTCACCATCTACATCGTCGATCCGCGCTACCGCGAAGACGTCTACCGCACCGTCGGCAAGTGGCTGCGCGGCGTCTACCCCGTCTCGACCGGCATCGTCGTGCAGGCCCTCGCCCGCCCCGAGTGGCTCGTCGAGATCGACGCGACCGCCGTGCTGAGCGAGCGGTGA
- a CDS encoding LysR family transcriptional regulator: MAQRFPITLTQLVYFAECAKTLNMTAASAELHVAQSAVSTAITQLERSLGASLFIRQHSKGLILTHAGETLLRDAHQLFGSLHSTIDTIRADQSHVQGAITIACFTTLAPFVLPRLLSELRDAHPELEVTVREGDHAECLAALRDGSAELAVTYDLPSGDGIENTRVAEFRPYVILARSHPLASRERLALAELADEPFVLLDLPSSTDYFVRILTEAGITPNLRYRSRSYETVRSMVAMGLGFSILNQRPRTAQTYAGAETVAVEISDDAPGLTLEVSSLAQVRRTSRGRAVEQAIRTLFAPA; encoded by the coding sequence ATGGCGCAACGATTCCCCATCACGCTGACGCAGCTCGTGTACTTCGCCGAATGCGCGAAGACCCTGAACATGACGGCGGCGAGCGCCGAGCTGCACGTCGCCCAATCGGCCGTGTCGACGGCGATCACGCAACTGGAGCGCTCGCTCGGCGCGTCGCTCTTCATCCGCCAGCACTCGAAGGGGCTCATTCTGACGCACGCCGGCGAGACCCTGCTGCGCGACGCCCACCAGCTGTTCGGGTCGCTGCACAGCACGATCGACACGATTCGAGCCGATCAGAGCCACGTGCAGGGCGCCATCACGATCGCCTGCTTCACGACGCTCGCTCCGTTCGTGCTCCCGCGGCTGCTCAGCGAGCTGCGCGACGCGCACCCCGAGCTCGAGGTGACGGTGCGCGAGGGGGACCACGCGGAGTGCCTCGCCGCGCTGCGAGACGGCAGCGCGGAGCTCGCCGTCACGTACGACCTCCCGAGCGGCGACGGCATCGAGAACACGCGGGTCGCCGAGTTCCGGCCGTACGTGATCCTCGCGCGCTCGCATCCCCTCGCCTCCCGCGAGCGCCTCGCGCTCGCCGAGCTCGCCGACGAGCCGTTCGTGCTGCTCGATCTCCCGAGCAGCACCGACTACTTCGTGCGCATCCTCACCGAGGCGGGCATCACCCCGAACCTGCGCTACCGCAGCCGGAGCTACGAGACCGTGCGCTCCATGGTGGCGATGGGGCTCGGCTTCTCGATCCTCAATCAGCGGCCGCGCACCGCGCAGACGTACGCGGGCGCCGAGACGGTCGCCGTCGAGATCTCCGACGACGCCCCGGGCCTCACCCTGGAGGTCTCGTCGCTCGCGCAGGTGCGGCGCACGAGCCGTGGGCGCGCCGTCGAGCAGGCGATCCGCACGCTCTTCGCACCCGCCTGA
- a CDS encoding flavin-containing monooxygenase, whose translation MTSQQIEDTEVLVVGAGQAGVAMSEHLSQRGIAHIVLERRRIAERWRSERWDSLVANGPAWHDRFPGMEFDDVDPDAFAPKDRVAAYFEEYARRFALPIRTGVEVTRVRKVAGEPGFLAETTSGAIRARYVVAATGAFQNPSIPPLVPADAGVHQLHSSAYRNPEQLPEGGVLVVGAGSSGVQIADELRRSGRDVVLAVGPHDRPPQRYRGRNFVWWLGVLGKWEAAAPPQGAEHVTIAVSGANGGRTIDFRELAASGITLVGRANAYANGVLRFGADLAANIARGDENYLSLLDEADAYIERNGLDLPEEPAAREFGPTPECVSHPLLELDLAERGITSIVWATGFTVDYSWLEVEAFDERGRPLQQRGVSVEPGVYFLGIPWQSRRGSSFIWGVWHDAKYVADQIDIQRGYVAYAGNSYAAGAGAEPPPAGRAPAEIAYAG comes from the coding sequence ATGACGAGCCAGCAGATCGAGGACACGGAGGTCCTCGTCGTCGGAGCCGGCCAGGCCGGCGTAGCCATGAGTGAACACCTGTCGCAGCGCGGCATCGCGCACATCGTGCTCGAGCGCCGCCGCATCGCCGAGCGCTGGCGGTCGGAGCGGTGGGACTCGCTCGTCGCGAACGGCCCCGCCTGGCACGACCGCTTCCCCGGCATGGAGTTCGACGACGTCGACCCCGACGCGTTCGCACCGAAGGATCGCGTCGCCGCCTACTTCGAGGAGTACGCCCGCCGCTTCGCGCTGCCGATCCGCACCGGCGTCGAGGTCACCCGCGTGCGCAAGGTCGCCGGCGAACCTGGCTTCCTCGCTGAGACCACCTCGGGGGCCATCCGCGCACGCTACGTCGTGGCCGCGACCGGCGCCTTCCAGAACCCCTCCATCCCGCCGCTGGTGCCCGCCGACGCGGGCGTGCACCAGCTCCACTCGAGCGCCTACCGCAACCCCGAGCAGCTGCCCGAGGGCGGCGTGCTCGTCGTGGGCGCCGGCTCCTCCGGCGTGCAGATCGCCGACGAGCTGCGGCGATCCGGCCGAGACGTCGTGCTCGCCGTGGGCCCGCACGACCGGCCGCCGCAGCGCTACCGCGGCCGCAACTTCGTCTGGTGGCTGGGGGTGCTCGGCAAGTGGGAGGCGGCCGCTCCCCCGCAGGGCGCGGAGCACGTGACCATCGCGGTGAGCGGCGCGAACGGCGGCCGCACCATCGACTTCCGCGAGCTCGCCGCATCCGGCATCACGCTCGTGGGTCGCGCGAACGCGTACGCGAACGGGGTGCTGCGCTTCGGCGCCGACCTCGCCGCGAACATCGCGCGCGGCGATGAGAACTACCTCTCGCTGCTCGACGAGGCCGACGCGTACATCGAGCGGAACGGGCTGGACCTGCCCGAGGAGCCCGCCGCCCGCGAGTTCGGCCCCACGCCCGAGTGCGTGTCGCACCCGCTGCTCGAACTCGACCTCGCCGAGCGCGGCATCACGTCGATCGTGTGGGCGACGGGGTTCACCGTCGACTACTCGTGGCTCGAGGTCGAGGCGTTCGACGAGCGCGGGCGGCCGCTGCAGCAGCGCGGCGTCTCGGTCGAGCCGGGCGTCTACTTCCTGGGCATCCCGTGGCAGTCCCGCCGCGGGTCGAGCTTCATCTGGGGCGTCTGGCACGATGCGAAGTACGTGGCCGACCAGATCGACATCCAGCGCGGGTACGTCGCGTACGCGGGCAACTCGTACGCGGCGGGCGCCGGCGCCGAGCCCCCGCCCGCCGGCCGAGCCCCTGCCGAAATCGCGTACGCCGGATAG
- a CDS encoding Dabb family protein, protein MALRHIVSWKFAGETREERDAHAARAIAALEPLQSLVPSVRALSVHRNELFDGANYDLTLIADFDDEAGLAEYAAHPDHLPVIDLMKSITTARAASDFTV, encoded by the coding sequence ATGGCACTGCGCCACATCGTCAGCTGGAAGTTCGCCGGAGAGACCCGCGAGGAGCGCGACGCGCACGCGGCACGAGCGATCGCCGCGCTCGAACCGCTGCAGTCGCTCGTGCCGTCGGTGCGGGCGCTCTCCGTGCACCGCAACGAGCTCTTCGACGGGGCGAACTACGACCTGACGCTGATCGCCGATTTCGACGACGAAGCGGGTCTCGCCGAGTACGCCGCCCACCCCGACCACCTGCCCGTGATCGACCTCATGAAGAGCATCACCACGGCGCGAGCGGCGAGCGACTTCACCGTCTGA
- a CDS encoding glutaredoxin family protein: protein MSPVRLTLIGKPGCHLCDDARLAVDEARRRLDAAGIAVAVEELDITRDAALAEAHAEHIPVVQIDGRRHAIWRVDPDRLVAAATKAARNPLRALRRR, encoded by the coding sequence ATGTCTCCCGTTCGCCTGACCCTGATCGGCAAGCCCGGCTGCCACCTCTGCGACGACGCACGCCTGGCGGTCGACGAAGCGCGGCGGCGGCTCGACGCTGCGGGCATCGCGGTCGCGGTCGAGGAGCTCGACATCACACGCGATGCGGCGCTCGCCGAGGCGCACGCCGAGCACATCCCCGTGGTGCAGATCGACGGCCGGCGGCACGCGATCTGGCGCGTCGATCCGGATCGCCTCGTCGCGGCCGCGACGAAGGCCGCCCGCAACCCGCTGCGCGCCCTGCGCCGCCGATAG
- a CDS encoding 30S ribosomal protein bS22, giving the protein MGSVIKKRRKRMSKKKHRKLLRKTRHQRRNKK; this is encoded by the coding sequence GTGGGTTCAGTAATCAAGAAGCGTCGCAAGCGCATGTCGAAGAAGAAGCACCGCAAACTGCTTCGGAAGACGCGTCACCAGCGCCGCAACAAGAAGTAA
- a CDS encoding ArsR/SmtB family transcription factor, translating to MPDIFGVIADATRRDILQALLEKHVQSAEMSVSEIVSRLGISQPTVSKHLKVLREAELVVVREKGQHRYYSLDPEPLEMIEDFVIPFLSAGFETEVTVEYLSESGERVPGPGMDDEFDEVLPEEATAAAERIGRAAARAEHRVKELVARFKLRG from the coding sequence ATGCCAGATATCTTCGGAGTCATCGCCGACGCCACGCGTCGCGACATTCTGCAGGCGCTGCTCGAGAAGCACGTGCAGAGCGCTGAGATGAGCGTGTCGGAGATCGTGAGCCGGCTCGGCATCAGCCAGCCCACGGTGTCGAAGCATCTGAAGGTGCTGCGCGAGGCCGAGCTCGTGGTCGTGCGCGAGAAGGGGCAGCACCGCTACTACTCGCTCGATCCCGAGCCGCTCGAGATGATCGAGGATTTCGTGATCCCCTTCCTCTCGGCAGGTTTCGAGACGGAGGTCACGGTCGAGTACCTGTCGGAGAGCGGCGAGCGCGTGCCCGGGCCGGGCATGGACGACGAGTTCGACGAGGTGCTGCCCGAGGAGGCGACCGCCGCCGCCGAGCGGATCGGCCGCGCCGCCGCTCGCGCGGAGCACCGGGTGAAGGAGCTCGTCGCCCGCTTCAAACTGCGCGGCTGA
- a CDS encoding TrkH family potassium uptake protein gives MIHSSPARVALLVFTALILVWTALLSLPIASRAREVTPLADALFTAVSAICVTGLSTVDMATHWSLFGDLLILAGLQIGGIGVLTLASILGLTVTRRLGLRSRLLAAGDTNPMRMGRDVSESQAVGLGEIGGLLAAVATSLVVIELALTVFITPRLIAEGYDFWHALWNGFYLAASAFTNTGFVPLPGGLEPFATDTYLLSVLAVGVFLGSIGFPVIFALYRYVIGGGWRAHKRLGLHAKLTLTTTLLFVVFGWIAIAALEFNNTRTLGSQNLGDTLFSSVYMSVMTRSGGLGVMDPNDMNGSTLLVVDMLMFVGGGSASTAGGIKVTTIAVLFLAAYAEARGYKDMQAFDRRIPNEVLRVAVSVLIWGATIVLAASVAIMHLTGEPLDIVLFEVISAFGTCGLSTGLSGELDDPGKYILAATMWAGRVGTVTLAAAVAATSRSRMFRLPEERPIVG, from the coding sequence ATGATCCACTCGTCGCCCGCACGTGTGGCGCTGCTGGTCTTCACCGCATTGATCCTGGTGTGGACGGCGCTGCTCTCGCTGCCGATCGCGAGCCGCGCGCGCGAGGTGACCCCGCTCGCCGACGCGCTGTTCACCGCGGTCTCGGCGATCTGCGTGACGGGACTCTCGACGGTCGACATGGCGACGCACTGGTCGCTCTTCGGAGACCTGCTGATCCTCGCCGGCCTGCAGATCGGCGGCATCGGCGTGCTCACCCTCGCCAGCATTCTGGGCCTCACGGTCACCCGACGGCTCGGCCTGCGCTCGCGACTGCTCGCCGCCGGCGACACGAACCCGATGCGGATGGGCCGCGACGTGTCCGAGAGCCAGGCCGTGGGGCTGGGCGAGATCGGCGGGCTGCTCGCGGCGGTCGCGACGAGCCTCGTCGTGATCGAGCTCGCGCTCACCGTGTTCATCACGCCCCGCCTCATCGCCGAGGGCTACGACTTCTGGCACGCCCTCTGGAACGGGTTCTACCTCGCCGCGTCGGCGTTCACGAACACCGGGTTCGTGCCCCTGCCCGGCGGGCTGGAGCCATTCGCGACCGACACCTACCTGCTCAGCGTGCTCGCCGTGGGCGTCTTCCTCGGCAGCATCGGCTTCCCAGTGATCTTCGCGCTCTACCGGTACGTGATCGGCGGCGGGTGGCGCGCGCACAAGCGGCTCGGGCTGCACGCGAAGCTCACGCTGACGACGACGCTCCTCTTCGTCGTCTTCGGGTGGATCGCGATCGCGGCGCTCGAGTTCAACAACACGCGCACCCTCGGCTCGCAGAATCTGGGAGACACGCTCTTCAGCTCGGTGTACATGTCGGTGATGACCCGCTCGGGCGGGCTCGGCGTCATGGATCCCAACGACATGAACGGGTCGACGCTGCTCGTGGTCGACATGCTCATGTTCGTCGGGGGCGGCTCCGCGTCGACGGCGGGCGGCATCAAGGTGACGACCATCGCCGTGCTGTTCCTCGCGGCGTACGCCGAGGCGCGCGGCTACAAGGACATGCAGGCGTTCGACCGCCGCATCCCCAACGAGGTGCTGCGCGTCGCCGTCTCCGTGCTCATCTGGGGCGCGACGATCGTGCTCGCCGCCTCGGTCGCCATCATGCATCTCACCGGCGAGCCGCTCGACATCGTGCTGTTCGAGGTGATCTCGGCCTTCGGCACCTGCGGCCTCTCGACCGGGCTGTCGGGCGAGCTCGACGACCCCGGCAAGTACATTCTCGCCGCCACCATGTGGGCGGGCCGCGTCGGAACCGTTACGCTGGCGGCGGCGGTCGCAGCGACGAGCCGGTCGCGCATGTTCCGCCTCCCTGAAGAAAGGCCGATCGTTGGTTGA
- a CDS encoding potassium channel family protein, whose protein sequence is MVDIRSDAPVIVIGLGRFGAATAGQLDRQDREVLVVDTDSGLVQKWADRVTHAVQADARSMEALKQIGADEFQIAVVATGASIESSVLIAANLVDLGVPQIWAKAISISHGKILERIGVHHVIYPEREAGERVAHLLSGSMLDFIQFDDNYVIAKMYPPRSIRGRSLSESGVRTRYRVTVVGVKTPGQPFTHATQETVVSRHDLIIVSGTAADVERFAAIG, encoded by the coding sequence TTGGTTGATATTCGCAGTGACGCCCCCGTGATCGTCATCGGCCTCGGGCGCTTCGGCGCCGCAACGGCGGGCCAGCTCGACCGTCAGGATCGCGAGGTGCTGGTCGTCGACACCGATTCGGGCCTGGTGCAGAAGTGGGCCGACCGCGTCACCCATGCGGTGCAGGCCGACGCGCGCTCCATGGAGGCGCTCAAGCAGATCGGCGCCGACGAGTTCCAGATCGCCGTCGTCGCCACCGGAGCGTCGATCGAGTCGAGCGTGCTGATCGCCGCGAACCTCGTCGACCTCGGGGTGCCGCAGATCTGGGCGAAGGCCATCTCCATCTCGCACGGCAAGATTCTCGAGCGCATCGGCGTGCACCACGTCATCTACCCCGAGCGCGAGGCGGGCGAGCGCGTCGCGCACCTGCTGAGCGGCAGCATGCTCGACTTCATCCAATTCGACGACAACTACGTGATCGCGAAGATGTACCCGCCGCGCTCCATCCGGGGCCGCTCGCTCAGCGAGAGCGGGGTGCGCACCCGGTACCGGGTCACCGTCGTCGGCGTGAAGACGCCGGGGCAGCCCTTCACGCACGCGACGCAGGAGACGGTCGTCTCGCGGCACGACCTCATCATCGTGAGCGGCACCGCCGCAGACGTGGAGCGCTTCGCCGCCATCGGCTAG
- a CDS encoding SAV_915 family protein translates to MLNDPLHDTSGLRGARARAGRAAAANARGRDPQRIVPPLLYLPVRLLPDGSRIAERLRTTDERVALLAFTALDRLVGSCGPSQAWAVVEVVALDALQAEQPFDLVAFDPDIPIELLGGGRLS, encoded by the coding sequence ATGCTCAACGACCCCCTGCACGACACCAGCGGCCTGCGCGGCGCCCGAGCGAGAGCCGGGCGCGCAGCCGCCGCGAACGCACGAGGGCGAGATCCGCAGCGCATCGTCCCGCCGCTGCTGTACCTCCCCGTGCGACTGCTGCCCGATGGCTCGCGGATCGCCGAGCGGTTGCGCACCACCGACGAGCGCGTCGCCCTCCTCGCGTTCACGGCGCTCGATCGGCTCGTCGGCTCCTGCGGCCCGTCGCAGGCCTGGGCCGTCGTCGAGGTCGTCGCACTCGATGCGCTGCAGGCCGAGCAGCCGTTCGACCTCGTCGCGTTCGACCCCGACATCCCGATCGAGCTGCTCGGGGGAGGGCGCCTGTCATGA